The Arachis hypogaea cultivar Tifrunner chromosome 16, arahy.Tifrunner.gnm2.J5K5, whole genome shotgun sequence genome contains a region encoding:
- the LOC140180215 gene encoding uncharacterized protein → MFQNVFDALGLWDADLRTHQHGVVGLGDHFIKPDGIISLPISVGHGQGRGSTMAEFVVLRDSTAYNIILGRRTINDLGAIICTKMLVMKFIADDGFVGSIKGDLETAVACDNASLSLRKKSKEAAGVFLADLDMRVEDKPRPDPEGSLEKFRVGDTDEKFTFVNRNLPHELKGPLMEMIRSNGDLFAWTPADMPGIDPQLMSHHLAVMAEARPVAQRRRKMSQEQAEEVARQTASLLEAGFIRELDYSTWLSNIPMHRPDEEKTAFITPRGIYCYKVMPFGLNNAGATYQRLMNKIFSDLIGRTVEVYVDDILAKTTGLEDLLSDLGNVFAALRRHGMRLNPLKCAFAMEVGKFLGFMITQSGVEANPEKCQAILQMRSPGCIRDVQRLAGRLTALSRFLRASAAKALPFFNLMRKGIAFEWTTSCEEAFKHFKEILVTPPMHGKPKVGEPLYLYLAITDEALVAVLVQEEGKAQQPIYFVSRALQGAELRYSKLEKLALALLTSSRRLRQYFQGHQVVMRTDQEIRQVLQKPDLVGRMMTWAIELSQYDLRYEPRHAIKAQAIADFLVEVTRDPTEEAGTRWKLHVDGASKQTSGGAGIILEGPAGVIYEQSIKFEFLVVTSQVNGSYQARDSLLQKYLEKDKELDKQFEEVAVQHVPKEKNTRADLLSKLASTKPGVGNRSLIQGMMKEPAVTLHLTKVGPSWMDPIVDFLENGKLPEDEKEAKALRRVAARYAIIQGQLFKKGLSQPLLKCLHPDQTDYVLREVHEGCCGHHIGGKALARKLIRAGYYWPSMMVDSKKLVKKCVKCQENANFHRAPATELSLLRGRTTGEHILSQLSKVHVEAGDNSVRHPENRHL, encoded by the exons atgttccAGAATGTGTTCGATGCCTTGGGGTTGTGGGACGCCGACCTGAGAACCCACCAGCATGGTGTCGTAGGAttaggcgaccacttcatcaagcctgACGGCATAATCTCCCTGCCGATTTCAGTAGGACACGGGCAGGGGCGAGGCTCGACAATGGCCGAGTTCGTGGTTTTGCGTGACTCCACAGCATACAACATCATCCTAGGGAGGAGGACCATCAACGATCTCGGGGCAATAATCTGCACGAAGATGCTGGTAATGAAGTTCATAGCTGATGACGGGTTCGTGGGATCCATAAAAGGAGATTTGGAAACGGCAGTCGCCTGCGACAATGCCAGTCTCTCCTTAAGGAAGAAGTCCAAGGAAGCAGCAGGAGTGTTCCTTGCCGACCTAGACATGAGAGTCGAAGACAAACCCAGACCTGATCCAGAAGGGAGCTTGGAAAAGTTTAGAGTCGGCGACACAGACGAGAAGTTCACCTTTGTGAACAGGAACCTGCCACACGAGCTGAAGGGGCCCCTAATGGAAATGATTAGGTCTAACGGCGACCTATTTGCATGgacgccagccgacatgccgggaataGACCCCCAGCTCATGTCACATCACTTGGCCGTGATGGCGGAGGCCAGACCGGTAGCTCAAAGGAGGAGGAAGATGTCACAAGAGCaagcagaggaggtggccaggcagacggctAGCCTCCTCGAAGCAGGATTTATTCGGGAACTTGACTACTCGACATGGCTGTCGAAT ataccgatgcaccgacctgaCGAAGAGAAAACAGCGTTCATAACACCGAGGGGGATATATTGCTACAAGGTAATGCCATTCGGCCTGAACAATGCCGGGGCCACTTACCAAAGGCtaatgaacaagatattcagTGACCTCATAGGCAGGAcggtggaagtctacgtggatgatATCCTGGCCAAGACCACTGGCCTTGAGGACCTCCTAAGCGACCTAGGAAACGTGTTCGCGGCCCTCCGAcgacacggcatgaggctcaacccccTCAAATGTGCCTTTGCAATGGAGGTCGGGAAGTTCCTAGGATTTATGATAACCCAAAGTGGGGTGGAAGCTAATCCTGAAAAATGTCAAGCGATACTCCAAATGAGGAGTCCGGGTTGCATCAGAGACGTTCAGAGACTGGCAGGAAGGCTCACCGCGCTATCTCGCTTCCTCAGGGCATCGGCAGCAAAAGCCCTGcccttcttcaacctgatgagAAAGGGGATAGCGTTTGAATGGACCACGTCATGTGAGGAAGCATTCAAACATTTCAAGGAGATCCTCGTAACTCCTCCCATGCACGGGAAACCCAAAGTCGGAGAACCGCTATACCTGTACCTGGCCATAACGGACGAAGCGCTGGTAGCAGTTCTGGTACAGGAGGAAGGGAAGGCTCAACAACCaatctactttgtgagtagagcaCTGCAAGGAGCAGAACTGAGATATAGCAAATTAGAGAAGCTAGCTCTGGCACTACTAACCTCCTCTCGAAGACTAAGGCAGTACTTCCAGGGTCACCAGGTAGTCATGAGAACGGACCAGGAAATTCGTCAAGTGCTCCAAAAACCCGACTTAGTGggaaggatgatgacctgggccattGAGCTATCTCAATACGATTTGAGATATGAACCTCGACATGCGATTAAGGCACAAGCAATAGCAGACTTCCTGGTGGAAGTAACAAGAGACCCGACCGAGGAAGcgggcacacggtggaagctccatgtggacggagcctccaagCAAACATCCGGAGGTGCCGGGATCATCCTGGAAGGCCCTGCCGGGGTCATATACGAACAATCAATCAAGTTCGAGTTTCTC GTCGTTACCTCGCAAGTgaacggaagctaccaagccagggACTCGCTGTTGCAAAAGTACTTGGAGAAGGACAAAGAGCTGGACAAACAGTTCGAGGAGGTCGCAGTCCAACACGTTCCGAAGGAAAAGAACACACGGGCGGACCTCCTATCCAAGCTAGCGAGCACGAAACCGGGAGTCGGCAACAGATCCCTCATTCAAGGAATGATGAAGGAACCGGCAGTCACCCTCCACCTGACAAAGGTAGGCCCCTCGTGGATGGACCCCATCGTTGACTTCCTAGAAAACGGCAAACTCCCTGAAGACGAGAAGGAAGCCAAAGCGTTGAGAAGGGTGGCGGCCAGATATGCGATCATACAAGGCCAGCTATTCAAAAAGGGACTTAGCCAGCCCTTGCTGAAGTGCCTCCATCCTGACCAAACAGACTACGTACTCAGAGAAGTCCATGAGGGATGTTGTGgtcaccacatcgggggcaaagccctagcaagaaaGCTCATCCGAGCTGGATACTACTGGCCGTCGATGATGGTCGACTCCAAGAAGCTTGTAAAGAAATGTGTCAAGTGCCAAgagaacgccaacttccacagagCGCCGGCAACTGAACTAAGCCTACTGAG aggccgaaCCACTGGCGAGCATATCCTCAGCCAATTGTcgaaagttcatgtggaggcaggtgataactcgGTTCGGCATCCCGAAAATCGTCATCTCTGA